One genomic window of Chitinivibrio alkaliphilus ACht1 includes the following:
- a CDS encoding transposase, with protein MGNRKKHSSSFKVKVALAALRNDKTMPGLASEFGVHANQIHTWKREFLANATSAFDGDKQAQSEVKELRQQNNELTHLLGEKTLEVSFLKKNCQKLNLL; from the coding sequence ATGGGAAATCGAAAAAAACACAGTAGTTCCTTTAAGGTAAAAGTAGCTCTTGCAGCTCTTCGTAATGATAAAACAATGCCAGGGTTAGCCAGTGAATTTGGTGTTCATGCTAATCAGATACATACTTGGAAACGAGAATTTCTAGCTAATGCCACTTCAGCTTTTGATGGTGACAAGCAGGCTCAAAGTGAAGTAAAAGAGCTTCGTCAACAGAATAATGAGTTGACTCATCTCTTAGGCGAAAAGACTTTAGAGGTCTCTTTTTTAAAAAAAAACTGTCAGAAATTGAACCTTCTGTGA
- a CDS encoding IS3 family transposase has product MKEEFIDPKSSFSVNKQCTLLEFPRSRYYYKPRGMSDGDLAIMKLIDMYYTINPTMGTRRLSQEIRQTHGIQVGRAKIRTLMKVMNIEALYPQKHTTVADKGHKKYPYLLRGVEITHVDQVWSTDISYIPMEHGFAYLTAVIDWYSRKILSWRISNTMDTSFCIEVVEEALNKYGKPEIFNTDQGSQYTSNEFTSLLKQKGIKISMDGKGRALDNVYIERFWRTIKQENIYINEYDSLIKLRNDVKEFCDYYNTQRRHSSLEYQYPEDIYWKKKTTKKVS; this is encoded by the coding sequence GTGAAAGAGGAATTCATTGATCCAAAGTCTTCTTTTTCAGTGAATAAGCAGTGTACTCTTCTTGAGTTTCCTCGTTCCCGTTACTACTATAAACCTCGGGGTATGAGTGATGGTGATTTGGCAATAATGAAGCTTATAGATATGTACTATACTATTAATCCCACTATGGGTACTCGTCGTCTGAGTCAGGAGATACGTCAAACTCATGGCATTCAGGTTGGTCGAGCTAAAATACGGACTCTTATGAAAGTGATGAATATTGAGGCTTTGTATCCTCAAAAACATACAACAGTAGCTGATAAAGGGCATAAGAAGTATCCTTACCTTTTAAGAGGAGTGGAGATAACTCATGTTGATCAGGTATGGAGTACTGACATAAGCTATATCCCTATGGAGCATGGTTTTGCCTACCTAACAGCTGTAATAGACTGGTATAGTAGAAAGATTCTCTCATGGAGAATATCCAATACTATGGATACCAGTTTTTGTATAGAGGTTGTGGAGGAAGCTCTTAATAAGTATGGAAAACCTGAGATATTTAATACAGATCAAGGCAGCCAATACACAAGTAATGAGTTCACTTCCCTCCTAAAACAGAAGGGGATAAAAATCAGTATGGATGGGAAAGGAAGAGCATTAGACAACGTCTATATTGAACGATTTTGGAGAACCATAAAACAAGAGAATATATATATTAATGAGTATGATTCTCTTATAAAGCTAAGGAATGATGTGAAGGAGTTTTGTGACTATTATAATACTCAAAGAAGACACTCTTCTCTTGAGTATCAATATCCTGAGGATATATATTGGAAAAAGAAGACCACTAAAAAAGTGAGCTGA
- a CDS encoding dynamin family protein: MGHDAFKNMPKKEKTIPKNRYLENNDDGFNLLAQLISAESDVSAESEEILRDLENMVDKEFLELAMNNDCPRSAKIYSDLQKVYEDLVDVVNFPVLENTFTVAVGGGFSAGKSRFLNALLDEKNLLPTDTSPTTAIPTYILNGEENAVFALNQFQHRTEIDEEALHAISHAFNAAYNVTFSHILKRISVERTSIPYTNITFLDTPGYSKADDVIQRNNNTDEHIAKEHLRTADYLIWLVDIQNGTIPEPDINFILGLDYELEVLVVMNKADKKIESEVKKVVETARKDLKKNGIPTYDVIGFSSSKNIEYSESKTVLRDFLKK, encoded by the coding sequence ATGGGACATGATGCATTCAAAAATATGCCCAAAAAAGAGAAAACAATACCGAAAAACCGTTATCTTGAAAATAATGACGACGGGTTTAATCTTCTTGCTCAACTCATATCTGCTGAAAGTGATGTTTCTGCAGAGAGCGAAGAAATACTAAGAGACCTTGAAAATATGGTTGATAAGGAGTTTCTCGAGCTGGCAATGAATAACGACTGCCCGAGGAGTGCAAAAATTTACTCCGATCTTCAGAAAGTGTATGAAGATCTTGTTGATGTGGTCAATTTCCCCGTTCTTGAAAATACTTTTACTGTAGCTGTTGGTGGAGGATTCAGTGCGGGAAAATCCCGCTTCCTCAATGCACTGCTTGATGAGAAAAATCTTTTGCCAACCGATACATCTCCGACAACGGCAATTCCGACTTATATACTCAACGGTGAAGAGAATGCTGTTTTTGCCCTGAATCAGTTTCAGCATCGAACAGAAATTGACGAGGAGGCACTTCATGCTATTTCTCATGCATTCAATGCAGCATACAATGTTACATTCAGCCACATTCTAAAAAGAATATCTGTAGAACGGACCAGTATACCCTATACAAACATCACTTTTCTTGACACTCCCGGATACAGCAAAGCGGATGATGTTATTCAGAGGAACAATAATACCGATGAGCATATTGCAAAAGAACATCTGAGAACTGCTGATTATCTTATCTGGCTTGTAGATATTCAAAATGGAACCATTCCGGAGCCTGATATTAATTTTATCCTGGGGCTTGACTACGAACTGGAAGTGCTTGTCGTTATGAACAAGGCGGATAAAAAAATTGAAAGTGAAGTAAAAAAAGTTGTTGAGACTGCCAGAAAAGACCTTAAGAAAAATGGAATTCCAACATACGATGTGATTGGCTTTTCATCATCAAAAAACATTGAATATTCTGAAAGTAAAACCGTTCTCAGGGATTTTTTAAAAAAATAA
- a CDS encoding DNA-directed RNA polymerase subunit alpha C-terminal domain-containing protein, with the protein MNKGSVDMKMEDTYQQTLRDVARKQKRDIRKLQESEKEIKKLKDQVLEKMEALFKELDLKVTADTTNKTRRKKGGGNEVKTYRFEAMFSCNNKEKLGKQKDLKKMKGIVKKVSAVGVGIKIEDHSEALVSPTEIQKNPVLQQKKCFRREMKFSSSMWKNTAVLCTPHNKEHTMKQILESLATGITALSLKNHPFKRKGLEKKLLYIYGMVIVAMADKKFHEKEKAYIAVLLNTLEISLKELQNILCTVENDPDHISEEVASFLLEENLNNRYYFMLEAITVAYIDEYIHENEIQIIEDFFRLLKMNKIQKKKLFDIHNCLRKKQFKTVRSWAERAGVKSDALIEYHETVCINIKLYKEIVQLPLSRRVKRILKRHNFFLLGDLIKSKNELKIIRGIGKKSYNEILNALKHNGISIDMVIDGYPDKDFFTILKQGTVTY; encoded by the coding sequence ATGAATAAAGGTAGTGTTGATATGAAAATGGAAGATACATATCAGCAGACTCTCAGGGATGTTGCGAGAAAACAGAAAAGGGACATAAGAAAGCTGCAGGAAAGCGAAAAAGAGATTAAAAAACTCAAAGATCAGGTTCTTGAAAAGATGGAAGCACTTTTTAAAGAGCTGGATTTAAAAGTGACCGCTGATACAACAAACAAAACACGCCGCAAAAAGGGAGGTGGTAATGAAGTAAAAACCTATCGTTTTGAGGCAATGTTCAGCTGTAATAACAAGGAAAAACTGGGAAAACAGAAAGATTTGAAGAAAATGAAAGGAATTGTTAAAAAAGTGAGTGCAGTCGGCGTTGGTATTAAAATTGAAGATCACTCAGAGGCACTTGTATCACCGACAGAAATACAAAAAAATCCGGTATTGCAGCAAAAGAAATGTTTTCGCCGGGAGATGAAGTTTTCGTCCAGTATGTGGAAAAACACAGCTGTGTTGTGTACACCACATAACAAGGAGCATACAATGAAACAAATACTTGAATCACTTGCTACCGGAATAACAGCTTTGTCTCTGAAAAACCACCCTTTCAAAAGAAAAGGTCTTGAAAAGAAACTGCTTTATATTTATGGCATGGTGATTGTTGCAATGGCGGATAAGAAGTTTCACGAAAAGGAGAAAGCATATATTGCGGTGCTGTTGAACACCCTCGAAATCTCGTTGAAAGAGTTGCAAAACATTCTTTGTACTGTAGAAAATGATCCTGACCATATATCTGAGGAAGTTGCCTCTTTTTTATTGGAAGAAAATCTCAATAACAGATATTATTTCATGCTTGAAGCTATTACTGTTGCCTACATAGATGAATATATTCATGAAAATGAAATCCAGATTATAGAAGATTTTTTTCGGCTGTTAAAAATGAATAAAATCCAAAAAAAGAAACTCTTCGACATTCATAATTGTCTCAGAAAAAAACAATTTAAAACGGTTCGTTCATGGGCTGAAAGAGCCGGAGTAAAGAGTGATGCACTCATTGAATATCATGAAACAGTGTGTATTAACATAAAATTATACAAGGAAATTGTTCAACTGCCTTTATCGAGGAGAGTAAAGAGAATACTGAAGAGACATAACTTTTTTCTGCTCGGAGATCTCATAAAAAGCAAAAACGAACTGAAAATAATTAGAGGTATCGGTAAAAAATCATATAATGAAATACTTAATGCTCTTAAGCATAACGGTATTTCAATTGACATGGTTATTGATGGATATCCTGACAAAGATTTTTTTACGATATTGAAACAGGGAACGGTAACATATTAA
- a CDS encoding TerB family tellurite resistance protein, whose product MNENLNMLQIEMGTIKNQPEINILAEKHPLLKADLTMKHFYLNGLALLMSVDDEIDEKEKEYISNLIQAFDMGDDIINEMVEFAENPNPDVVKEMLGEINADPLMKKTFVVDCMMLAEKDGTLHENEKKFINTMYETFSFSEDEKSVLKKIAETVKNKDENKNLCVMIDILLL is encoded by the coding sequence ATGAATGAAAATTTAAACATGCTTCAAATAGAAATGGGCACAATTAAAAATCAGCCAGAGATTAACATTCTTGCAGAAAAACATCCTTTATTAAAAGCAGATCTCACAATGAAACATTTCTATCTTAACGGTCTTGCGCTTCTTATGAGTGTAGATGATGAAATAGACGAAAAAGAGAAAGAGTATATTTCAAATCTTATTCAAGCCTTTGATATGGGTGATGATATAATCAATGAAATGGTTGAATTTGCTGAAAATCCCAATCCTGATGTGGTTAAAGAAATGCTTGGCGAGATAAACGCTGATCCCCTTATGAAAAAGACTTTTGTTGTTGACTGTATGATGCTTGCTGAAAAAGATGGGACTCTCCATGAAAATGAAAAAAAGTTTATTAATACCATGTATGAAACTTTTTCATTTTCGGAAGATGAAAAATCAGTCCTCAAAAAAATTGCAGAAACAGTGAAAAATAAAGATGAAAACAAAAATCTATGTGTGATGATTGATATACTGCTGCTATAG